Part of the Chelmon rostratus isolate fCheRos1 chromosome 10, fCheRos1.pri, whole genome shotgun sequence genome is shown below.
gatttgtAACAGTTTTTCTACACTGTAGTAAGTCTGCTTTTAGTGCAGAGGACTCAGGTAACTCTCTGTCGCTCGGTCTTATCTGGATGTTGTGTCCTAGCAGCAACTCTGGAAGAAGTACTCTGAACTGACTGATGTCAGAATGTCAgtcaagattctttattgtcattgagcaggacatgtcaatgaaatttgcattgcaacccccatgttagaaacaagataataagaaagattctaaaataaaattaaggtACTagaatacaaaaacaacaggcagtaaaaaatatttgtaaatgcaataaaaatataccagaaatgaaaatatactaatacataaaaaaaatatactaaacaataaaaccaatgaaatgtaccaacagcagctgaaatatactaaaatgtataagTTTGGTTCATGAGTCGACAGTAAAACAGCCAGAAGTCAGAGAGTTTAACCTTTTCTTCATTAATTGTTGGGTatttttcacagtatttttaaagACTAATCTTAATTTACAGAGtccaaagtgatgtcttcagtcatgttgttttgtccaaccaacagtccgAAACCCAGAGATGTTCAGTTCACAGTGATTTaagacagagaagcagcagatgttCATGTTGgggaagctggaaccagaaaatgtttCGTGTTTTTACTTAAAACCGACTGAAACGACCTGATTACCATAACTGAtgctgattgttttgtttttttatgactgGTTGCTTCAACTGTGGTGACAGTTCAGGACTGTCATAGACCCCTTTCACTGGTTTCAATGGTTTCTCTGGGGTCATACTGTGATGACTGAATCACATTATGTTATTGTCttaatgacattttctgtcCCAGCTGAAGATTTAAAGAAAAGTTGTGTCCagtgtacatatacatatatatagtatatgAGTATCAGAAAAGGTTTCTCACCGATCCTGTGATAGTCGTCGCAGTCATGTCACCTGTCGCCCTCTCAGTGAACACAGACAGTTTCCTGTTGGCAGAGAATCTACAGGAAGTCAGAAGCAGCATCAGtacaaaggaaaaacagaagctaaatatccacacacacacacacacacactgactgaagtcCAGGTGAAGTCACCTGTGAGACACCCCAGGACCCGCCCCAGGAAATGATTTctttaaaagaacaaacaaacacgtcAGTAAAGTTTATTTCAGGATGAGTttgaacaacaaacacacactagaGGTCACTCAGTTAAACAGAGATTACACGCAGCTCTGTGGAATTAACAGAATTTAAATGAGTCGTGCTCAGCAGTAATTAGTTCATCTTTCATTTGATACATGCGGCTGTTTCAGGGTTCAGCAGAACGGGTCGTGCAGGTGGTTCGTTAATGATGCTCATCGCTGGAGACCGCAAACTGAAAGGAAACGCCTCGTTCTGTTTCCTCAAGTGAATCTATGCTAACTATTCTTCTTGTTGTCCAGCTGGTTGGAGTTagtaaatgaaatgtgtctgtagATCTGAAGCTGGATAGTCaaaggacagaaaattaatatttaaaatgttttttaaaaagtacaaaaatgctaaaaactccctgatttcagtttgtcatgtgaacattttcatcttcCGTGACATTATATTGAATCTCTGTTTGGTTCTCTGCTGTTGGTTGGACAGGAAATCACTTTGGGAAACTGACCAAACAGTTCATTGATCAGTCTGAATGAATCTCTGTCTCTGGCAGACGTATTCGTCTCATTTGTAGTTGTTATTTAAAAAGTTGAGTTTGAATATTAGTTGGGATTTTAGTGGCTTGAAGccattagctgtgtttccatcagtgtaTTTTAATGCACAGTTTAAAGTAACACGTTAGAAAAGTTTAATGGAAACGACAAAATCAAAGTTTTTACGCTCATTGAGCGATGATGAAGAAGAATCAGTTCCCGCTGATCTGTCCCCACAGATCTGACGGACTCTTCCTCACATTAATGTATGAACTGAATGTTTCTAAATCTTTATTCAGCATTTGAGGTTCGACTGGCGCTCTTTTAATGACGTCATCTTGTCgcgccctcttcttctgcgATAAAGGTTTTCTGACTGGAGACTTTGGCGCCACCTACAGCTCATCTCAATGAACCAACTCCCAATAATCATGTAACAGtcgtggatggaaacaagcattaatttgtcttttcttttgctgattttctcaaTATTTGGTTAAAATCTGGGATACGTTTGGATGGAAACGCAGCTTGATGCGCTTTAATCTAATTGGCTCACAGCGAGAGAGTACGGTGGCCCACACAGACAAAGTTTGAGAAAAGACGACAGAAACAGGTTTCAGTCTGACTCCTGTCAGCTCCTGAGCTGTGTTGCATGTTATCCTTCCTCTCTCCgttcttcctgtctctctctctgtccctctctctctgtctgtctctctgtctgtctgtctctctctctgtctgtctctctgtctgtctctctgtctctggtctgtctgtctctctgtctctggtctgtctgtctctctctctctctctctctctctctctctctctgtctgtctctctgtctctctgtctctctccctgtctctctccctgtttgtctctctctctctctgtctgtctgtctctgtctgtctgtctgtctctctctctgtctctctctctgtctgtctgtctctctgtctgtctgtctgtctgtctgtctgtctccctgtttgtctctctctctctctctctgtctctgtctctctgtctgtctgtctctctgtctgtctctctctgtccctctctctgtctctctctctctgtctgtctctttgtctctctgtctctctttctgtctctgtctctctctgtctctctgtctgtctctctgtctctctctctgtcagccatCTTTATAGGGAACAGTCGTTAATCATTCAAACTGTTTCCGTCTCAGAATAATGATGATTTGTTTCCTGTGTTGGACACTTGTTGGGTCGATGTGATTATGGGCCCTGCTTCCAGTCCTCCTCTTTGTTGCCGATCtgatccctctctctccctgtctgtctgtgcacatctgtctgtccatccatcctgtctgtctgtctgtgtgtaggaGCTCGGAGAAAATGATTACGATTCTGGGTTCAGAGTGAGTATGAGAGCCGCTGAGAGCACCAAACACAcagttcacagcttgtttccagcactaacacagcagcagatacaTTAACACTGGGGTGTTTATGGTGGAGCTGACTCACTGACCGCGAGCGAGGACGAGTCCCCCGAGGACACGTGGCTGTCAGGGACATGTTAGGTCTTCACTGTTCATGTGAAAGCACACCAGCAACATGGCTTCTGTTCAGAAGAACTCatgtagcagctaaagagccagatatttccctcaggaggtggaggagaccaaaaacagagctaaaagagggagAATACTGGACTTTGATTGGCTGTTGCATGAACCTAACAGCAAGAAGTTGTGTTTCACTGTAATGTTGCTGCAGTTCGACAGGTTTCTACACCAAGTAACAGAGAAAAGTCTCATGTGTTAATTAGTCATTTCATTTGGATAATAATACCATAAATAACGTTGAACGCTGCAGGCAAACTGACCTCACGTCATGTGTTTAGCCTCagcagcagtattagcagttagctgttagacacgtgttgctgcatcagcaGTGACGCCAGCGGAGCTCCTCCATTATCGTCTGCAGAGCTTTTCCTGCCGCCATCAGTCAGCACGTGCTGCGTGGAAAAACCTCCTCCCGTCCATCATCTCCACCCACAGCACTGACGCAGGtagacacacacctgctcagCCACAGACGGCCGCTGATGTGTTGCAGGAGCTCTTTGTAATTCTTTCAAGCATCcgagcagtttgtttttatcgTAGCTCACTGATGCTCTTATACCAGTTTACTCAGTGTCATACAGGCAGTCCTCGTGTTTAAATGCAGCAACAAggatcctcttcctccctcctcatctcctctttccttctctcctgtccCAGTTTCTCCGTCAGGGGAGTAGATGGAGGAGAATATAGATGGAGGTGACTGTGAGGCGTCTCTCTCAGGGACTCGGTCTGTTTGAGCCTTTGTATCAGCAGCAGTTCAGGTCTGAGCGTAGACTGTGTGACAGTGAACTACTCACCTGTTCCTCTGTGGAAACCAGCTGGTCAGAATGCGTCCTCTGCAGAGCTACAGGCTGCTGCTTTGTCCTTGTGGGCACATTCAGGCTGACATTTGTCCTGCGATGAAAAAGACGGACGACGCAGACGATCGTTTGTCATGTGAACGCCAGATTTTTACAGTTTACTACACGATCGTCAGAATTTCAGATCAAATAACTGCCGCTCTGCTTACTTTCTCATGTGGTAATATTACGAACTCTGACAAACCCTCAGACACGTGAGTGTGCTGCTCAGATTGGACTTCCCGAATTGTGTTTCATCGTCTCGCCTTCACCTGAAGCCTCCAGGTTCACCTGGCAGCAGCCTCCTATCACACATGTTTGATCAGATGATGAAGGATGTTCAGCCTCATCGTGCTCAGAGTCAAAcatgttataaaataaataaatagaaggACTAATGATGCAGTTTGAGTATGCATATAATGCTGATAAATCAGTAATAAAACTGAACTCATCAATTTAACATCTGAAATCTGTGACATCAGTGAAAAACTCTTTGTGTCAGCAGATTATTTTATGTAGCTCGgtgttattattactgattgAAATGATGGTCCAACTGCAGACGTTCATCCCGGGCttaaagaaaatgatgcattttcacaTATCACACATGGTGAATGCAGCAGTTTGCATTCTGAATACATGAAGCTCAAGCTGCTGGTGAAAACTGGAATAAACTGGTTCCGGAAACTGTCCTGAGCTCTTTTCAAAGGTTGTTGGTGGCAGAATTGAACTCGTGGTTCTCAGTTTAACTGACTTGTCTTGTTTTGAGTTTCATCACTGAAAACCTCAGCATCGCTCTCATTCTCTGAATCTCTCCTCCCAGAATGCATCAGATATGCCGGAAACGATCACCGGTCGAGACGCCGCGAGGTTTCCCATCATCGCCAGCTGTACTCTGTTCGGGCTCTACCTCTTCTTCAAGGTAACTCAGAGTTTCCTCAGCCGTCCTCCAGGGTTAGAAACGTATACCAGCAATGCCGTGATCCAGATGTGCGAGGTGTTGCAGACACTACTACACATGTAAATGACGAGTTTCAGCAGGAACATTCTGGCTGAGCACCAGCTCGTGGATCAGCTGTAGCTGACCGGCTCGCCATGGTTAGCGgcgctgctcctctgtgtgGGATCATTTGGCTTTCCCGGTTAGTTACAGCAAAAATAGACAACGAAACACTTCAAACGTAATTTACGACGGCGTCGCCTCAATGTGTCGACGAGCAGAACGAGACAGAACCAGCAGAAGACGCAGCTTCTCACTGCAGATTCACTCACGATGAGCCGCCGCGCGTAGATTCTTTGGGTTAAATGCATCCTCCACACTCACCTTATGCTGGACATTTGCTTTGATGCAGGTCTTTTCTCAAGAGTACAtcaacctgctgctgtctgtctacTTCTTCGGCCTGGGCGTCCTGGCTCTGTCTCACACGATGAGGttagaaaacacactgatggatTTATTATTAACGCACGGCTTCAAATACAAACGCATTAAATCTGCTGATGTTGTAGCTTAActacacttttctttttgtctctgtctctcagtcctCTGATGTCCAGAATCTTTCCAGAGTCTTTCCCAAACAAGCAGTACCAGCTGCTCTTCACTCAGGGCTCTGGAGAGTCCAAAGAAGGTGAGACCTGCTGCCCCAGAGgccgctgtctgtctgccacgGGGTCAAAGGACCAGTGTTTAATCATCAAATCCTTCCTCTGTAGTTTGAGTCCACCGTTTCTAAAAGGCTGCTTCACCCAAATTACACAACGACTGCGTCCTCACACACCTCTGACGCAGTGGTTTCAATCATTTGTGGCTTCAAGGTGAATggaagtttgtttgtgttgacGGTGTTGAATCATGACATGTAAAATATTCAGCGTCACCCTCCAGAAAGACTCTGCTGCTCCGGATAATCCACAGTGAGATCAGTGAATCATTCAGAGCGGCCAGGAAACTGCCTCTGAAAAGACAGATGAGGGGTTTTTTATAGTCGTTAACACcacaaattgatttttttaagagaTTGAAATCTGAAACAAAGCTCAGACCCGCgtgtctccgtctgtctgcagAAATAGTCAACTATGAGTTTGACACCAAGAACCTGGTGTGTCTGCTCATCAGCAGTGTGGTGGGAGTCTGGTACCTGCTCAAAAAGGTAAGTTAAAGCTTAACTGTCACCATAGTAACTGTTGTCCATCATGTGACCTCACACTAAATGTGCGACGgtgctgttttgctgttgctgtatgATGTCACAATACTGAGTAACCAATCACTGAAGACAGCAAGaaatttattgtgttttgtgacatcacagcacTGGATAGCCAATAACCTGTTCGGCCTGGCGTTTGCCCTGAATGGAGTGGAGCTGCTCCACCTGAACAACGTCAGTACCGGCTGCATCCTGCTGGGGGGGCTGTTCGTCTACGACGTCTTCTGGGTGAGATGAGTTTTAACACAATCACTTACAATAGAAATGACACGTTCACattaaatgttcaaatgtttcCGCCCTCAGTATCTATAAAGTTACAgggaaaaggaaacaaaaagtgACCCAGTGATTGGTTCAATGTCActcagagaggtcagaggtcaggctcAGGTCCAGAGGAGCGGGTGGAGGTTCAGACTTTAGTCAAGAGACACTTCAGCAGAGTGGATGGTTGCTGCCACGATGACATAGATATCCATCAAACCCGTAAGAATAACATTAATGAAGGACCTACGGAGCCAAAGACGACACATTCATCAAATATCTTTTTCCTGCTAAAAGCAAAATGTAAGAGCAACTCAGAGCTCCTGACATGATTAATCACATGTATGAAGTCCTGTTCAAAACGTCACCTGGATGCAATAAAGAAGTGACATTAAAGCCCTGCAGCGCGCCAGAGCTTTGATTCAGAACCACATGTGTGCTCAGAGCAGGAATCGACGTCCTCTACAGCTGTTTATGCCACATTTAACTGTTTAATTCTGCGATCATTGTTATCACCAGCAGCAATTAAAAATAGTAACGTGATCACAGTCTAACATCGTGATAATACATGAACGTACACAGTGACCAGGGAGGAAGCGATAAGGAATCAGGATTCTGCCGTCTTCACAATTCTGACTGTTGCTTCAGTTTAAATATTCTTCATCACTGCTCTCAGTCCAAAACGGCGTCGCGTAGGATCAGCTGTTAAACCATGAAGAAGAatttaaactttattcatcGTTTAGCAGTTTGTGGTCTCCaacaataaagcagcagcacatgaacgcagcattgcACCTGTGCAGAGTAGTTATACCTCATCCGTCTGctgtgctcttcctctctctctctccaggtgtTTGGGACCAATGTCATGGTAACAGTTGCCAAGTCCTTCGAAGCACCAATCAAATGTGAGTACACGAGCCTGAGCCGGTTGTTTCTGCTCAGCGTGATGGTCGGTGGAAGCATCAGTCGCTGCCTCAGGGCTCACGTTTCTCAGAAAGTGGTTATTTTTAGTCTCTGCTGGTCACCTGATCGACCTGTCGCAGCCGGTTGAGTCAAACCaggagtttttattttcatgtttgtcctGTCTGATATGTTCGAGCAGGTGTTCACGTGtggtttcctctctcctccagtggTCTTTCCTCAGGACTTGTTGGAGAAAGGACTTGAAGCCAGTAACTTTGCCATGCTGGGTCTGGGCGACATCGTCATCCCAGGTATCTTCATCGCCCTGCTGCTGCGCTTCGACGTCAGGTgacacctcctcttcctcctctcccgtTAACAGCGTCAAGCTCTTCTGTCCGTCGTTTTTCTTGTCACTCGGTTGTCGATTACAGTTTGTCGTGTTTTGAACTGTCCGTCTTCCTGCAGCCTAAAGAAGAACAGCAGGACATATTTCTACTCCAGTTTCCTGGCCTACATCTTCGGACTGGGCCTCACCATCTTCGTCATGCACACCTTCAAACACGCACAGGTATGAGGACACTGAGGTGGGAGGTCCAGCACCAACCCCAATAATCAGTGCTGAAAAACCCTTCAAACGGCTGCAGAGCTCTGAAGCCTGAAACATTTTGGTGAACAGATCTCTGTAATTTAAACCACCGCTGGGACACTGAAGCTCTGCAGTCTGAGGACATTATGTCATTAAAATCAGGTCGTAATgacccctttttttttttcttttttttttcaacataatttttattgaactttttgCGCAAAGCAGACTTGACAGGGACAATAAACAATCATAGTATTAGCACCAGTGCTCAAAATACAGACAATCGATCGGCAAAGGTACAGAATACAACAAAATGAGAGTAATagtaaattaaatgaaaaaaaagaaaacagcccacaattaaataaatacataaattgGGAGCTCTGGGGGTGCAAGTCCAGCAAGGTTAGCATAAGATGTACTACATAACAATATCACATCAAATTATGGCTCTACAGCCTTAGACCAGACCAGGCCAGGCCCACAAGCCCAGACCTCATCCTACAGGATATAGATGCACCCAAATAATCAAAGAATGGATCCCAGGTCCGATAAAATAAGAAAGGTTTATCCTTCAACGCTGTAGAAAAGGCTTCAAGTGGGATGATACTCATCACAGTTTGTTGCCATTGAACAAGAGTGGGAGCCTTATCGGGGATCCACAAGGCCAGTATACATTTCCGGGCACAGTGCAGTAGGATGTCCAAAAGGTCTCTGTTGCGAAAGTCAGCAGGTAACTCATCATTAAGACCCAGTAGACAGGTCCTGGCGCCCAGATGTGGGTGCCGCTTAAAAGCTACATTCAACTGTTGAATAATTGTAGTCCAAAACTGCTGGATGTGAGGACAGTTCCacaaacaatgaataaatgacCCGGTAGCAGACTGACAATTTATACACAGCTCTGACAAAGTTGGATTCATTTTGCGTCTGGCTTCAGGGGTAATAAAGAGCCTATGCAA
Proteins encoded:
- the hm13 gene encoding minor histocompatibility antigen H13 isoform X1, with the translated sequence MSEAEQAPASAPEAAAAAVLDALNATDSNGTEALNATAKFVATPEGTALAYGSLMFMALLPIFFGALRSVTCSKSKELGENDYDSGFRNASDMPETITGRDAARFPIIASCTLFGLYLFFKVFSQEYINLLLSVYFFGLGVLALSHTMSPLMSRIFPESFPNKQYQLLFTQGSGESKEEIVNYEFDTKNLVCLLISSVVGVWYLLKKHWIANNLFGLAFALNGVELLHLNNVSTGCILLGGLFVYDVFWVFGTNVMVTVAKSFEAPIKLVFPQDLLEKGLEASNFAMLGLGDIVIPGIFIALLLRFDVSLKKNSRTYFYSSFLAYIFGLGLTIFVMHTFKHAQPALLYLVPACVGFPVIVALLKGELTEMFRYEESSPEEEGAKEESSESEKKDQ
- the hm13 gene encoding minor histocompatibility antigen H13 isoform X2, which codes for MSEAEQAPASAPEAAAAAVLDALNATDSNGTEALNATAKFVATPEGTALAYGSLMFMALLPIFFGALRSVTCSKSKNASDMPETITGRDAARFPIIASCTLFGLYLFFKVFSQEYINLLLSVYFFGLGVLALSHTMSPLMSRIFPESFPNKQYQLLFTQGSGESKEEIVNYEFDTKNLVCLLISSVVGVWYLLKKHWIANNLFGLAFALNGVELLHLNNVSTGCILLGGLFVYDVFWVFGTNVMVTVAKSFEAPIKLVFPQDLLEKGLEASNFAMLGLGDIVIPGIFIALLLRFDVSLKKNSRTYFYSSFLAYIFGLGLTIFVMHTFKHAQPALLYLVPACVGFPVIVALLKGELTEMFRYEESSPEEEGAKEESSESEKKDQ